The following are encoded in a window of Pirellulales bacterium genomic DNA:
- a CDS encoding TolC family protein — protein sequence MVLRVVIIWLLAATWWPVVARAQGVPPVFLPEQRRILARQPEQFPVAPLPRIPAPPTVREPLESRPEWPLSLDEAIRVALANAQVVRVLAGTTAVSSGNTVYDPAIANTTIDQQRAPFDPRAFSRNGWSKLDHPQGVIVDPGPPPQAGIIGTTTDNFSSSSGISKRLLSGATAGAAANVNQLRSSVTGLPLNPSTSNNTELSLTQPLLQGFGTRVNTAPILIARIDTERSFFQLKRSMQELVRSVVEGYWQLVFAETDVWARRQQVAQGREALERALARMETGIGNVGDVAQSRVAYENFRATLVASEANLLQREAALRNLLGIVPSDGRLIKPRTAPRTSRVETPWEQIVAAAEVYRPDLVELKLVIEADQQRLLVARNQALPNVAASGLYRFNGLEGHTPDRRRIDDNGDFADWELGVNFSVPLALRGERAQIRSNELLLMRDRANLSQAVHQSSHLLAANLRNLDQFYQQYLAYVRVREAARENLERQLADYLTGRRTLYLNVLQAITDWGNAVSSEIQSLAAYNTELATLELQTGTILESHGVRFVEERYRSLGPLGRLAAPWLYPEAIGPTPNVDQPPVPQPEQWRQPDVIPLPEAEPLEEVPAPAARPELPPPAAAAPR from the coding sequence GTGGTTCTTCGGGTCGTTATCATCTGGCTGCTAGCTGCCACCTGGTGGCCGGTCGTCGCCCGGGCGCAGGGGGTGCCGCCGGTTTTCCTGCCCGAGCAGCGGCGCATCCTGGCTCGGCAGCCGGAGCAATTCCCTGTCGCTCCGCTTCCCCGAATTCCTGCGCCGCCGACAGTGAGGGAGCCGCTGGAATCGCGGCCCGAGTGGCCGCTGTCGCTGGACGAAGCGATTCGCGTCGCGCTGGCCAACGCGCAGGTGGTGCGCGTCCTGGCGGGGACGACCGCTGTTTCGAGCGGCAACACCGTGTACGACCCGGCCATTGCCAACACGACGATCGACCAACAGCGCGCGCCGTTCGATCCGCGGGCTTTCAGTCGCAACGGCTGGTCCAAGCTCGATCACCCTCAGGGCGTAATCGTCGACCCCGGCCCGCCGCCGCAAGCGGGCATTATCGGCACGACCACGGACAACTTCAGCTCGTCGAGCGGCATCAGCAAACGCCTGCTCAGCGGTGCCACGGCCGGCGCTGCGGCCAACGTGAATCAGTTGCGATCGAGCGTGACGGGGCTGCCGCTCAACCCGTCGACCTCGAACAATACCGAGCTGTCGCTGACGCAGCCGTTGTTACAGGGGTTCGGCACGCGCGTCAACACGGCGCCGATCTTGATCGCGCGTATCGACACGGAGCGGTCGTTTTTTCAGTTGAAACGCTCGATGCAAGAGCTCGTGCGGAGCGTCGTCGAGGGCTACTGGCAGCTCGTGTTCGCCGAAACCGACGTCTGGGCCCGGCGGCAGCAAGTGGCCCAAGGCCGCGAGGCGCTCGAGCGCGCCTTGGCACGCATGGAAACCGGTATCGGCAATGTGGGCGACGTGGCGCAGTCGCGCGTCGCGTATGAGAACTTTCGCGCGACGCTCGTCGCCTCCGAGGCCAACTTGCTGCAGCGCGAAGCCGCGCTGCGCAACCTGCTGGGAATCGTGCCCTCGGACGGGCGGTTGATCAAGCCGCGCACGGCACCGCGCACCAGCCGCGTCGAAACTCCCTGGGAACAAATCGTGGCCGCGGCCGAGGTTTACCGGCCCGACCTGGTCGAACTGAAGCTGGTCATTGAGGCCGACCAGCAGCGGCTACTCGTGGCCCGTAACCAGGCGCTGCCCAACGTGGCCGCCTCGGGGCTGTACCGATTCAACGGTCTCGAGGGACACACGCCGGATCGCCGTCGGATCGACGACAACGGCGATTTCGCGGATTGGGAGCTGGGGGTGAATTTCTCCGTGCCCTTGGCGCTGCGCGGCGAACGCGCGCAGATCCGTTCGAACGAGCTGCTGCTCATGCGCGACCGCGCGAATCTGAGCCAGGCCGTGCATCAATCGTCGCACCTCCTGGCGGCCAATTTGCGCAACCTGGACCAGTTCTATCAGCAGTACCTCGCCTACGTGCGCGTGCGCGAGGCGGCGCGCGAAAACCTCGAACGGCAGTTGGCCGATTACCTCACGGGTCGCCGTACGCTTTACCTGAACGTGCTCCAGGCAATCACCGATTGGGGCAACGCCGTCTCGAGCGAGATCCAATCGCTGGCTGCCTATAACACCGAATTGGCAACGCTCGAACTACAGACCGGCACGATTCTCGAGAGTCACGGCGTGCGCTTCGTCGAGGAGCGCTATCGGTCGCTGGGGCCCCTCGGGCGGCTCGCCGCACCGTGGCTGTATCCCGAGGCGATTGGCCCGACGCCGAATGTCGATCAACCGCCGGTTCCTCAACCAGAGCAGTGGCGTCAGCCGGACGTCATCCCCCTGCCCGAGGCCGAGCCACTCGAAGAAGTGCCAGCGCCAGCTGCGCGCCCCGAGTTACCGCCTCCCGCCGCGGCAGCGCCGCGCTGA
- a CDS encoding ABC transporter ATP-binding protein has product MPLVELTDVRKTYALGEVQVQALRGVSLDVEQGDYLALMGPSGSGKSTLMNTLGCLDRPTSGSYRLEGQEVVTMSRDERAQLRNRRIGFVFQSFNLLPRTSAVENVELPLYYGPRLSHRQRRERALEMLERVGLGERIDHHPAQLSGGQQQRVAIARALVNRPAILMADEPTGNLDSRTSRDVLALFGELNRVDGITIILVTHDQDVARHARRALVLRDGLIVEDTNDIEQAIRALHSGAAQATEPTAAAAPS; this is encoded by the coding sequence ATGCCGCTCGTCGAACTGACGGACGTCCGCAAGACCTACGCGCTGGGCGAGGTCCAAGTGCAGGCCCTGCGCGGCGTGTCGTTGGACGTCGAGCAGGGCGATTACCTGGCCCTGATGGGGCCATCCGGATCGGGCAAGTCGACCCTGATGAACACGCTGGGGTGTCTCGACCGTCCGACCAGCGGCAGCTACCGTCTCGAAGGGCAGGAAGTGGTCACCATGAGCCGCGACGAACGGGCGCAACTGCGCAACCGGCGGATTGGCTTCGTGTTCCAGAGTTTCAACCTGCTGCCGCGCACGTCGGCGGTCGAAAACGTCGAGCTGCCCCTGTACTACGGACCGCGCCTCAGCCACCGGCAGCGGCGCGAGCGGGCCTTGGAGATGCTCGAGCGCGTCGGCCTCGGTGAGCGAATCGATCATCATCCTGCGCAGCTCTCGGGGGGTCAGCAACAGCGCGTGGCGATTGCCCGGGCGCTGGTCAACCGGCCGGCGATCTTGATGGCGGATGAGCCGACCGGCAATCTGGATTCGCGTACCAGCCGCGATGTGCTGGCGCTGTTCGGTGAGCTGAACCGCGTCGATGGCATCACGATTATCCTCGTCACGCACGACCAGGACGTGGCCCGGCATGCCCGCCGCGCCCTGGTCTTGCGCGACGGCCTGATCGTCGAAGATACGAACGACATCGAGCAGGCGATCCGTGCCTTGCACTCCGGTGCAGCGCAGGCGACCGAACCCACGGCAGCCGCGGCACCGTCATGA
- a CDS encoding ABC transporter permease encodes MNVWLILRVSWVALTRNKLRAGLTVLGIVIGVAAVVTTVSIGLSAGRMVQQQFESLGSNVIFVFPRRMEEDGGVRGSSGAVSLTAADADAITRDCPSVRAATPIVPGQGQIVYANVNWMADEMHGVSADYLVVRNWGLSQGGFFSDAEVRAAGKVCVIGQTIVRELFQGQEPIGKTIRIKNVPFEVIGVFEPKGANMFGQDQDNILVVPFTTVQTRLAGTSFNNVGLIMVSATSLRTMSDAQFEIETLLAERHHIRPGRRNDFHVENTSEFARVLGIITGIMTMLLSAIASVSLLVGGVGIMNIMLVSVSERTREIGIRLAVGARGRDILRQFLVEATLLSLLGGLVGVACGIAASVGITLTINQVSPGAKWPIVVSPSSIVLALAVTSAVGMFFGFYPARKASQLDPIESLRYE; translated from the coding sequence ATGAACGTCTGGCTGATCTTGCGAGTCAGTTGGGTCGCGCTGACCCGCAATAAACTGCGGGCCGGGCTGACGGTGCTGGGAATCGTGATCGGCGTCGCGGCCGTCGTGACGACCGTCTCGATTGGGCTGAGTGCCGGCCGGATGGTGCAGCAGCAGTTCGAAAGCCTCGGCTCGAACGTGATCTTCGTGTTTCCCCGGCGGATGGAGGAAGACGGCGGCGTTCGGGGTTCGAGCGGCGCCGTGTCGCTTACGGCCGCCGATGCCGACGCGATTACGCGCGACTGCCCCTCGGTGCGCGCCGCAACGCCGATCGTGCCCGGCCAGGGACAAATCGTCTATGCCAACGTCAATTGGATGGCCGACGAGATGCACGGCGTGTCGGCCGATTATCTCGTCGTGCGCAACTGGGGGCTGTCGCAGGGCGGCTTCTTCTCCGACGCCGAAGTCCGGGCCGCGGGCAAGGTCTGCGTCATCGGGCAGACGATCGTCCGCGAGCTGTTCCAGGGCCAGGAACCCATCGGCAAGACCATCCGCATCAAGAACGTGCCTTTCGAGGTGATCGGCGTCTTCGAACCCAAAGGCGCGAATATGTTCGGCCAGGACCAGGACAACATCCTGGTCGTACCTTTCACGACCGTCCAAACGCGGCTCGCTGGGACCTCGTTCAACAACGTCGGGCTGATCATGGTGTCGGCCACGAGCCTGCGGACGATGAGCGACGCGCAATTCGAGATCGAGACGCTGCTGGCCGAGCGCCATCACATTCGCCCGGGGCGCCGCAACGATTTCCACGTCGAAAACACGTCGGAGTTTGCCCGCGTCCTGGGCATCATCACCGGGATCATGACCATGCTGCTCAGCGCGATCGCCAGCGTGTCGCTGCTGGTCGGGGGCGTGGGCATCATGAACATCATGCTCGTCTCGGTGAGCGAGCGGACCCGCGAGATCGGCATTCGACTGGCCGTGGGTGCCCGCGGCCGCGACATCCTGCGCCAATTTCTGGTCGAAGCGACGCTGCTCTCGCTGCTGGGTGGGCTGGTGGGCGTGGCTTGCGGGATCGCCGCATCGGTCGGCATCACGCTGACGATCAACCAGGTATCGCCGGGGGCCAAGTGGCCGATCGTCGTCTCGCCGAGCTCGATCGTCCTGGCCCTGGCCGTGACCAGCGCGGTCGGCATGTTTTTCGGGTTTTATCCCGCGCGCAAGGCCAGCCAACTCGACCCGATCGAGTCGCTCCGGTACGAATGA
- a CDS encoding cytochrome P460 family protein, whose translation MKKKPALVTLGGLMLSVGLISFLAPRSTAEEGAPAGRDSSAAMALPQYNDAGELLRPEGYERWTLVGTSLGLDYLPGQDRDPARPGVFHNVYMQPQAFDHYVRTGEWAEQTVFVVTNNPAMRRQGEDEINRQGTFAAPTQGLEVSVRDTRRFDDGWGYFLFAANDRGRAACKPLPTKDCFECHAQHGADNGVFVQFYSVLRSARQRQLDKPAGE comes from the coding sequence ATGAAGAAGAAGCCCGCGCTGGTGACGCTCGGCGGCCTGATGTTGTCGGTCGGGCTGATCTCATTCCTGGCGCCGCGATCGACGGCCGAGGAAGGCGCCCCCGCCGGGCGCGACTCGTCGGCCGCGATGGCGCTGCCCCAGTACAACGACGCGGGCGAACTGCTGCGGCCCGAAGGCTACGAGCGTTGGACGCTCGTGGGAACGTCGTTGGGATTAGACTACTTGCCTGGCCAGGATCGTGATCCGGCGCGGCCGGGCGTGTTCCACAACGTCTACATGCAGCCGCAAGCATTCGATCACTACGTGCGCACGGGCGAGTGGGCCGAGCAAACGGTGTTTGTCGTGACGAACAACCCCGCGATGCGGCGGCAAGGCGAAGACGAGATCAATCGCCAGGGGACCTTCGCCGCTCCGACGCAGGGTCTGGAGGTCTCGGTTCGCGACACGCGGCGGTTTGACGACGGCTGGGGATATTTCCTGTTCGCCGCGAATGATCGCGGGCGCGCGGCGTGCAAGCCGCTCCCCACCAAGGATTGTTTCGAATGTCACGCGCAACACGGCGCCGACAACGGCGTGTTCGTGCAGTTCTACTCGGTGTTGCGCTCGGCGCGTCAGCGCCAGCTCGACAAGCCTGCCGGCGAATGA
- a CDS encoding transporter: MALATTIHHGWPSFARAQQVAGAEAGGGEEFETDRDAFTPATNTVAPRENLLESSYSFIDNRFGPESHSVPELLVRHGLTERFELRAGWNYEVGGGGTVSGGEVGGEDFVAEQESRVLYGGKYQLSDQSGWTPRSSLIVQGYTPTSGPSNASTITLGEAWGWEFANGWRWDSAFRFGTGFDEGDYLNQWAPSTVLRIPFGERWNAHAEYFGIMSSHAASDFSHHFASFGGHFLVTPNIELGMRFGFGLNEQSARYFNNVGIGWRF; the protein is encoded by the coding sequence ATGGCCCTGGCCACGACCATCCACCATGGGTGGCCGTCGTTCGCGCGTGCGCAACAGGTAGCGGGCGCCGAAGCCGGCGGCGGCGAAGAGTTCGAAACCGACCGCGACGCTTTCACGCCCGCCACCAATACGGTTGCCCCGCGCGAAAACCTGCTCGAGTCGTCGTATTCATTCATCGACAACCGATTCGGGCCGGAATCGCACAGTGTTCCGGAACTGCTCGTGCGCCACGGGCTGACCGAGCGATTCGAACTCCGCGCCGGCTGGAACTACGAGGTAGGCGGAGGAGGCACCGTTTCGGGCGGCGAGGTGGGCGGCGAAGATTTCGTGGCCGAGCAGGAATCGCGTGTCCTATACGGCGGCAAATACCAGCTTTCGGATCAATCGGGCTGGACGCCGCGCAGCTCGCTCATCGTCCAGGGTTATACGCCGACTTCAGGCCCTTCGAACGCGTCGACGATTACCCTCGGCGAGGCCTGGGGCTGGGAGTTTGCCAACGGTTGGCGCTGGGATTCGGCCTTCCGTTTCGGCACGGGATTCGACGAAGGCGACTACTTGAATCAATGGGCACCGTCGACCGTGCTCAGGATTCCTTTCGGCGAACGCTGGAACGCGCATGCCGAGTATTTCGGCATCATGTCGAGCCATGCGGCCTCCGACTTCAGCCATCACTTCGCGAGCTTCGGTGGTCACTTCCTGGTCACGCCGAACATCGAGCTCGGCATGCGTTTCGGCTTCGGCTTGAACGAACAGTCGGCCCGGTATTTCAACAACGTCGGTATCGGCTGGCGGTTCTGA
- a CDS encoding efflux RND transporter periplasmic adaptor subunit, protein MKTTLKWLVGLGLFAGLCYGGYTLAAARWSSDPTARFRQERLVRGDVATVVNSTGSIKPVLSVEIGSFVSGPIASSFVDFNTRVKKGDELARIDPRIYEANVASDEASLAHAEADVKRVEALLEQSRRNEQRAIKLKERKATYIAEQELDQLKADRRSFEAQLAVAQATVEQAQAKLELSRANLGYTIITSPVDGIVIDRKIEPGQTVAAQFQTPVLFVVAPDLESKIHVLASVDEADIGMIRKAQETSQPVTFTVDAYPDDLFEGRVAQVRLNSTKTQNVVTYTVVVEAPNAELKLLPGMTANLSFQIEKHADVLKIPNAALRYFPRADQVRPEDRPILEGGKPLTPKDEESGSVPDTQSATERVTDARNANKRHVWVLKDRLLAAVAIETGISDSRFSEVLSGDLQEGQQVVIGTRNAELGGR, encoded by the coding sequence ATGAAAACCACGTTGAAATGGCTGGTCGGTCTGGGGCTGTTCGCCGGCCTGTGCTATGGCGGCTACACGCTGGCCGCGGCGCGGTGGTCGAGCGATCCGACCGCGCGCTTTCGCCAGGAGCGGCTCGTGCGGGGCGACGTGGCGACGGTCGTCAATTCCACGGGCAGCATCAAGCCGGTGCTGTCGGTCGAAATCGGCTCGTTCGTCTCGGGGCCCATCGCGTCGTCGTTCGTCGACTTCAACACCCGGGTCAAAAAGGGCGACGAGCTGGCCCGTATCGACCCGCGAATCTACGAGGCCAACGTCGCGAGCGACGAGGCGAGCCTCGCGCATGCCGAGGCCGATGTGAAGCGGGTCGAGGCCCTCTTGGAGCAGTCCCGGCGCAACGAGCAGCGAGCGATCAAGCTCAAAGAACGGAAAGCGACCTATATCGCCGAACAAGAGCTCGATCAGCTCAAGGCCGATCGACGCTCGTTCGAAGCGCAGTTGGCCGTCGCCCAAGCGACCGTCGAGCAGGCCCAAGCCAAGCTCGAGCTGTCACGGGCCAACCTGGGTTATACGATCATCACTTCGCCCGTCGATGGCATCGTCATCGACCGCAAGATCGAGCCCGGCCAGACGGTCGCCGCGCAATTCCAGACGCCGGTATTGTTCGTCGTCGCGCCCGACCTGGAATCGAAAATCCACGTCCTGGCCTCGGTCGACGAGGCCGACATCGGGATGATTCGCAAGGCCCAGGAAACCAGCCAGCCCGTGACGTTTACCGTCGACGCGTATCCCGACGACCTGTTCGAGGGACGCGTGGCCCAGGTGCGCTTGAACTCGACCAAGACGCAGAACGTGGTGACCTATACGGTCGTGGTCGAGGCACCCAACGCCGAGCTGAAGCTGCTGCCCGGCATGACGGCCAACCTCTCGTTTCAGATCGAGAAACACGCCGATGTGCTCAAGATTCCCAACGCGGCGCTGCGATATTTTCCGCGCGCCGACCAGGTCCGGCCGGAGGATCGGCCGATCCTCGAAGGCGGCAAGCCGCTCACGCCCAAGGACGAAGAATCGGGGAGCGTCCCCGACACGCAAAGCGCCACCGAGCGCGTGACCGACGCGCGCAACGCGAACAAGCGCCACGTGTGGGTGCTCAAGGACCGGCTGCTGGCGGCCGTCGCCATCGAGACCGGAATCAGCGACAGTCGCTTCAGTGAGGTGCTCTCGGGCGATCTGCAGGAGGGCCAGCAGGTCGTCATCGGCACGCGCAACGCCGAACTCGGTGGGCGGTGA
- a CDS encoding peptidase, which produces MRSQSSRVSRRQFLAATATGSAALLAAPTVLTARKTDGPLIVGEGEHRFEVQHNWPELPDKFTWQTTHNVAVDRDGCLYVIHEGRAELKDHPSIFVFDPEGKYIRSFGQQFQGGGHGIEIREEGGQQYLYVCAYQHLKTFAKLDLKGETLWQKYAPMDSGVYAAGEDTHPAKQWGRDRFMPTNFAFLDDGGFLLADGYGAFYIHRYDKDANWVSCFGGEGQGEGKFNTPHGLWVDRRPGREPSIAVCDRANNTLQIFTMDGRYTETLRGYGLPANLETWKNLMVVPELHARVTLLDDKNQVVVRLGDDVARITGEGGMKIRGDETQWQAGKFVHPHDACFGHDGSIFVAEWVATGRVSRLKKLA; this is translated from the coding sequence ATGCGTTCTCAGTCGAGCCGTGTTTCTCGCCGCCAGTTTCTTGCCGCCACGGCCACGGGGTCGGCAGCCTTGCTTGCCGCGCCGACGGTGTTGACCGCGCGCAAGACCGACGGGCCGTTGATCGTCGGCGAAGGCGAGCACCGCTTCGAGGTGCAGCACAACTGGCCCGAGCTGCCCGACAAGTTCACCTGGCAGACCACGCACAACGTGGCCGTCGATCGCGACGGCTGCCTGTACGTCATTCACGAGGGACGGGCCGAGCTCAAGGACCACCCCTCGATCTTCGTGTTCGATCCCGAGGGCAAATACATCCGTTCGTTCGGGCAGCAGTTTCAAGGTGGCGGGCACGGCATCGAGATCCGCGAAGAAGGCGGCCAGCAATACCTCTATGTGTGTGCCTATCAGCACTTGAAGACCTTTGCCAAGCTGGACCTCAAGGGCGAGACCCTCTGGCAGAAATACGCCCCGATGGATTCGGGCGTCTATGCCGCGGGCGAAGATACGCACCCTGCCAAGCAATGGGGCCGCGACCGCTTCATGCCGACGAATTTCGCGTTCCTCGACGACGGCGGGTTCCTGTTGGCCGACGGCTACGGTGCTTTCTACATCCATCGCTACGACAAGGACGCCAACTGGGTTTCGTGTTTCGGCGGCGAGGGCCAGGGCGAGGGCAAGTTCAACACGCCCCATGGCCTGTGGGTCGATCGGCGGCCGGGCCGCGAACCGTCGATCGCCGTTTGCGACCGCGCGAACAACACCCTGCAGATCTTCACGATGGACGGCCGGTACACGGAAACGCTGCGCGGCTACGGCCTGCCGGCGAATCTCGAAACGTGGAAAAACCTGATGGTGGTGCCCGAGCTACATGCGCGCGTCACGCTGCTCGACGACAAGAATCAGGTCGTGGTCCGCTTGGGCGACGACGTGGCGCGGATCACCGGCGAAGGCGGCATGAAGATCCGCGGCGACGAGACCCAATGGCAGGCCGGCAAGTTCGTCCACCCGCACGACGCCTGCTTCGGACACGACGGCAGCATCTTCGTCGCCGAATGGGTCGCGACGGGCCGGGTATCGCGGCTCAAAAAGCTGGCCTAG